The Triticum aestivum cultivar Chinese Spring chromosome 5A, IWGSC CS RefSeq v2.1, whole genome shotgun sequence genomic sequence ACGCCCTCGCCAAGCGCTTCTACGACGGCCTGCTGCCGCGGCTGGCGGCCAACACCGGCACGCCGCTCCGGCCCAAACAGTACATGGAGGTGTACCTGTTCGGGCTCCTGGACGAGGACGTCAAGAGCGTGGCGCCGGGCGCGTTCGAGCGGCACTGGGGCGTGCTCCGCTTCGACGGCCAGCCCAAGTTCCCCATGGACCTCACCGGCAACGGGCAGAACACCATGCTGGTGCCGGCCAAGGGCGTGCAGTACCTGCCCAGGACGTGGTGCGTGTACAACCCCAACGCCGAGGACAAGAGCAAGCTGGTGGAGAACGTGAACTACGCCTGCACCTTCGCCGACTGCACGGCGCTCGGCCTCGGCTCCACCTGCTACGGCATGGACGCCAATGGCAACGCCTCCTACGCCTTCAACATGTACTTCCAGGTGCAGAACCAGAAGGACGAGGCGTGCGACTTCCAGGCGCTCGCCGTGCCCACGCAGACCGACCCCTCCACCGCCGCCTGCAACTTCCCCATACAGATCGCCGCCTCCTCGACGTCGAGTGGCCACCGGCGAGCACGCGCCGGGCCGCTCGGCGCCGCCGCTCTGCTCGTTCTCCTGGCTCTGGTCCAGCTCTTGGTGTCGCATTAGAGAATGCAACAGACTTATTTTGCATCAGTTGATCATTTGTTGCCTCATAGTATATTTTTTGGATCAGCAGTAGTTACTAGTGGTAATTCGGTACGATTCTTTGTACTGGAGGCATATATACCTGAGGATATATGTTCAGATGGCATTTCACATGATATTCAAACACCTGATGTGCTTGATGACTATGGTGTACAGTTCATTCAGAGTCTCAGATCCAATGTTCCAGTGATATTTCACAAAACATTAACAAACGTTAAAAAGATCTTGATGTGTTGTACTTGCTGATACAAGAATACTACTGATGAGTGATGACTGAAATGGAGTACAGTTGATTCAGAGTCCCAGATCTCACAGCATGGCCATGGAGTATATACAAAGTGAGCAGGATTTGGTTGGCAATATAGTACCGCAGCACATGAATCCTGGATCCAGCATCACATTTAGGGATCTAGATGCACAACTTTCCTTTGAATGCAGGTCggcaaaaaagaagaaaataaatgcTTCCAATGCAGGTAGTGTGAGGTGACCCATTAACTAGTTTCTCAATAGGACGCAACCAGCCATGTGGAGGTCCATTATCTGCTGCTATTTTCAGTTTTCAACTACCTACCAGATGATTATACGCCTCTGCTGTTGATCAATACTACTGTGATGTACTCCAGGGGAATGGAGATTATATCATTGTATTGATCAACAGGCACTACTATGTGATCTGGTGAAACAAAACAAAATCAATCAGGCACCTTGGACAAGTTCTGCTGGTACTGAAGTGGAGGCATGGTCACCTGCTAGTGTAAACAAGCACTGAAGTGGAGGCatggacactctgtttgtctctgCATCACCCTCAACAAACGAACACCCAACATATTTATTTTACTCTGACAGTGATCTGTGCAGCAAACTACTACTAGTTGATCTTTTCTACAGTATCCCTCTCCAACTCATAGTATAAAATGCACCAAGTATTGCTGATTTGAACACATAACACACCGAAATGTACAATGATTTTTACACTAACAGGTGACCCAGGAAGCCTGCCAAGCCTTGAGCATATAACAGTTTAATCAGTTGAACTGCATACTGTTAAAGGATAAATATTTACATTCACATTATTCATATGTAAATAAACAGAAGTGCACCTGTGCCAATGAATGTTCCTCCCACACAAACACCAACATTATACAGCCCTTGAAGGCGTTGCCAGCCCGGTGCGATGGCCCGTTGATGGCCGTTGGACGGGCATCGGATGGTGGTGTTTGTCGAAGGCGGGTTCATCGGCAAAGTACTACATTCCAGGAGGATGGTGGACACACAATTCTGAAGTAAACCTGACGGAccaagcatcatcatcatcatagagGGAATAAACGAGCTGGAGGGCTCCTGCAGCAGAACCTCCATCAGAATCTGGTGACCTTGTCAGCCTTGACGACGGGGTTCTGCTGGGCGATCTGCTCCCTGCCGGCCTGCTTGTAGTCGAACTTGCAATCGTGCGCGTCGGCATAGCGGTGCATCGAGCAGAAGGTGTCTCCGCAGCGGCACTTGAACCCCGTCAGCCCGACCTTCTTCCGGCACGACAGGCAGCGGTTGCTGGGTGGCTtcggcgcctcctcctcggctactTGTTTTCCTTCTTTGGCTGAGGCAGACGCTTCATCCTTGATCTCTGCCACCATTGGTGTGGGTGACgatgcaacagcagcagcagttttGTTCTCGACTAGAAGGGCCATCTTCTTGGCCTTGACAGTGTCTCGGTAACACTTTGAACACATGTTTTCGGTCATCCGGTTGCCGAAGAAGCCACAGTTGTTGATGCACATTATCGGAGCCTCAGGTGCGTGGACACCCGTATCCTCCGCCTCTTTCCAACTCTCTTGCGCCATTTCTGCAGAACACCGATCACACCTTCAGTATCGTGAACGGACAATCATGGACCTCGAACATAATCAATATAGGGCTACTAATGCACAAAATGATGTAAAGGAAGCTAAATGTCAGATGGCCATCACAAATACTTGCCCTGCAATTGTTCTGAATATGATGAGCACTCATCATAACCTACAGAAACCAATAAGCTGTCTATTCACATCATTAGGATTAGAGGTCATAGATAGGCACTGCGTACCATCAAATAAGCACCATATTTGTGGAAAGAGGACCCCCTTACACTCAAGTCCCCATGGCCCATGCACATGATAAACCTTGACACAGACTTCTTCATTACTGTTTTCCTGATTGGGCTAGTTCCCTTTTGAACAGGTATTCCATAGCAATCTAAATGCCGATTTAAAACAAGCATAAATGCGTGACAGAGAATCTAAAAATGCACATGATTCCCATATCTTGTATGGAGAATATAGTACTGAAACCAGCCCGACAAACTGCACAAATGTCTTAGCTGCGAGGTAAACCAAGAATAGGAATGAAGCAATCAAGTCGCTATTGATTGCTTATCCTTGTATGTGTTTACTCACCGAGAGACCTTGTGCGAATCGATGATCAATTGCTATGCTTTCCAAGAAACATACACATGACTAATGATGAAGTAGTATTTATAGACAGTTTACTCGCCGCCATCTTTGTTGACATAGTATCCCCTTGAGTAAAGGGAAGGATCTTATTCTTATCTATGGCAGCGAAAACCGCAAGGAAGAAATCCTGTCGGCTAAGCGTCTGCTTTGCAACTGTGATTAAGAAACCTTGGGAAGGTCACAAGGCAGAAACAAAAACATATCGTGCAATCCAAGGCAGGCGAAACATATCATTCATGTTGAAGTTTTTGTACACGGTTTTACTCGCCGCCTTGGCACCTATCCTATCTTGCATAAAGGGATACAAATCCTGTCTACGCAACGGAAAGGTGTATTTCCACGCTCCTAGAAAGATTTCTGCCGTTTGTCCATCTTTGATGACATAGTATCCCCTTGAGTAAAGGGAAGGATCTTATTCTTATATACGGCATCGAAAACCGCAAGGAAGAAACCCCGTCGGCTAAGCGTCTACCTTGAAACTATCGGGAAGGCCAAAGGCAGAAGCAATCCAGGTAGGCCTACGTGAATTCCCTTAtctgaatactaatcctttttcttttctttccttttattttcagAAAAAAGAGGGTGAACAACCTCAACCTCTGCATCGATTGACGCACACACCTCTAGAAACACTAATCCTATATTGATGACCAACACCAATTACTCAGTTCGCAGCTATAAACACAATCACTCATCCATCATCATAATTTCATTTTCGATAACATCATCCATCACCGTAACCACCGCAAATTCAGGCATGCTTGTTCGTCATCAGGCAACAGAACGCACCAGACTATCTAATAAACAAACCAATCCTAGGTGTTGGCAGGTCACAGCCATGAACAATCAACGCGCATCAGACAAACAATTGAATCAACCGGACCAGAGGATCCTATCTAAAACCAGGAACAGAGCAGGCAGACCTCATCAAAAGAGCGAAATCAACAGCAGCCGTACCAGCTTGTCCATCTTTGATGGCATAGTATCCCCTTGAGTAAAGGGAAGGATCTTATTCTTATCTACGGCAGCGAAAACCGCAAGGAAGAAATCCTGCCGGCTAAGCGACTGCCTTGCAACCATGGTTAAGCAACCTCGGCATGACCACAAGGCAGAAGCAATCCAGGTAAGCCTACATGAATTCTCCTATCTGAACACCAATCCTTTTCTTTTCGAAAAGAGGCGAACACCCCCGGGCCTCTGTATCGATTGATGCACACAGCCCTAAGAACCCTAATCCTCTAGGGACGACTTTGTTTGCAGTTATAGCGAAGTTCCAAACACAATCATCGATCCATCATCATAATTTCATTTTCGATAACATCATCCATCACCATATTCACCGCAAATTCAGGCATACTTTTGCTCGTCATCTCATCAGGCAACACACGCACCAGACCATCAATCCGATAAACCAACCAATCGAACCTAGATGGATGGCAGGTCGCAGCCAAGAACAATCAACGCATCAAACAAACAATCCAACCAGCCGGACAAGAGAATCCTATCTAAAATCAGGAACAGAGCAGCCGGACCTCATCATCAAAAGAGGAGGCGAGATCAACAGCGGCCGTA encodes the following:
- the LOC123105356 gene encoding zinc finger A20 and AN1 domain-containing stress-associated protein 6, yielding MAQESWKEAEDTGVHAPEAPIMCINNCGFFGNRMTENMCSKCYRDTVKAKKMALLVENKTAAAVASSPTPMVAEIKDEASASAKEGKQVAEEEAPKPPSNRCLSCRKKVGLTGFKCRCGDTFCSMHRYADAHDCKFDYKQAGREQIAQQNPVVKADKVTRF